A genomic stretch from Microtus pennsylvanicus isolate mMicPen1 chromosome 11, mMicPen1.hap1, whole genome shotgun sequence includes:
- the Eif4a3 gene encoding eukaryotic initiation factor 4A-III, with protein MAATATMATSGSARKRLLKEEDMTKVEFETSEEVDVTPTFDTMGLREDLLRGIYAYGFEKPSAIQQRAIKQIIKGRDVIAQSQSGTGKTATFSISVLQCLDIQVRETQALILAPTRELAVQIQKGLLALGDYMNVQCHACIGGTNVGEDIRKLDYGQHVVAGTPGRVFDMIRRRSLRTRAIKMLVLDEADEMLNKGFKEQIYDVYRYLPPATQVVLISATLPHEILEMTNKFMTDPIRILVKRDELTLEGIKQFFVAVEREEWKFDTLCDLYDTLTITQAVIFCNTKRKVDWLTEKMREANFTVSSMHGDMPQKERESIMKEFRSGASRVLISTDVWARGLDVPQVSLIINYDLPNNRELYIHRIGRSGRYGRKGVAINFVKNDDIRILRDIEQYYSTQIDEMPMNVADLI; from the exons ATGGCGGCCACGGCCACGATGGCGACGTCGGGCTCCGCGCGGAAGCGGCTGCTCAAAGAGGAGGACATGACCAAAgtggagttcgagaccagcgagGAGGTGGACGTGACCCCCACGTTCGACACCATGGGCCTGCGGGAGGACCTACTGCGCGGCATCTACGCCTACG GTTTTGAGAAGCCTTCAGCAATCCAGCAGCGCGCTATCAAGCAGATAATTAAGGGGAGAGATGTCATAGCACA GTCTCAGTCTGGCACCGGTAAGACGGCCACCTTCAGCATTTCCGTCCTCCAGTGTTTGGATATCCAG GTTCGAGAAACCCAGGCTTTGATCTTGGCTCCAACAAGAGAGTTAGCGGTACAGATTCAGAAG GGTTTGCTGGCTCTGGGGGACTACATGAATGTACAGTGCCACGCCTGCATTGGGGGCACCAATGTTGGGGAGGACATCCGGAAGCTGGACTATGGGCAGCATGTTGTGGCAGGCACCCCGGGACGTGTCTTTG ATATGATTCGCCGTAGAAGTTTAAGGACACGGGCCATCAAGATGTTGGTTTTGGATGAGGCTGATGAAATGTTGAACAAAG GTTTCAAGGAGCAGATCTACGATGTGTACAGGTACCTGCCGCCAGCCACACAGGTGGTTCTCATCAGTGCCACATTGCCTCATGAGATCCTGGAGATGACCAACAAGTTTATGACCGACCCTATCCGCATCTTGGTGAAGCG TGATGAATTGACTCTGGAAGGCATCAAGCAGTTCTTCGTGGCGGTGGAAAGAGAGGAGTGGAAGTTTGACACTCTGTGTGACCTCTACGACACGCTGACCATCACCCAGGCTGTCATCTTCTGCAACACCAAGAGGAAG GTTGACTGGCTGACAGAGAAGATGAGAGAAGCGAACTTCACTGTGTCGTCCATGCACGGGGACATGCCCCAGAAGGAGCGTGAGTCCATCATGAAGGAGTTCCGGTCAGGTGCCAG CCGAGTGCTCATCTCTACAGATGTCTGGGCTCGGGGCCTGGATGTCCCTCAGGTGTCCCTCATCATTAACTACGACCTGCCCAACAACAGAGAACTGTACATTCACAG AATCGGGAGATCGGGGCGATACGGCCGCAAAGGTGTGGCCATCAATTTTGTGAAGAATGATGACATCCGCATCCTCAGGGACATAGAACAGTACTACTCCACCCAGATAGACGAGATGCCCATGAATG tggctgacCTGATCTGA